A window of the Brassica napus cultivar Da-Ae chromosome C5, Da-Ae, whole genome shotgun sequence genome harbors these coding sequences:
- the LOC106398911 gene encoding receptor-like protein 30 — translation MKKPDDAEYEDAYMKDSINDIGVFHSMYIVNKGVGNAFASNVPSSLANLKNLEALDLSRNQLSGQIPRELGRLSFLSAINFSHNHLEGPVPRSTQFQSQPCSSFVDNPKLTGLEEICGENRVPVPISQESKELLKGEEKVVNWIAAAIAFGPGVFCGW, via the exons ATGAAGAAACCGGACGACGCAGAATATGAGGACGCCTACATGAAAGACTCAATAAATGATATTGGCGTCTTTCACTCCATGTATATTGTGAATAAAGGAGTGG GTAACGCATTCGCAAGCAACGTACCCTCGTCATTGGCGAATTTGAAAAATCTCGAAGCATTGGACCTATCACGCAATCAGCTGTCCGGACAGATTCCTAGAGAACTTGGCAGACTATCTTTTTTGTCAGCCATCAACTTCTCCCACAACCATCTCGAAGGTCCGGTACCACGAAGCACGCAGTTTCAAAGTCAGCCTTGTTCTTCGTTCGTGGACAACCCCAAACTAACTGGTCTTGAGGAAATCTGTGGAGAAAATCGTGTCCCGGTTCCTATATCACAAGAATCAAAAGAGTTGTTGAAAGGAGAAGAAAAAGTGGTGAACTGGATCGCAGCAGCAATCGCCTTCGGACCTGGTGTCTTCTGTGGATGGTGA